From Herbiconiux flava, one genomic window encodes:
- a CDS encoding DUF2142 domain-containing protein, whose product MTSAPPAAVTAAPAATAPVPRPVGRWLLLPWLLIALMGTLWALATPIGGSPDEPAHVVKAGSVVRGELLPETMIPTGGVLHVPAALAFEYTQNCFAFFADTPASCAPGFSGDPSALVESYSAASLYNPVYYWMVGWPSLALPDISGIYAMRIVSAVITSFFVASCFFMIGSWKQRRLPTIALLAGLTPIAVYLMGTVNPNALEYTGGLALFTAMLGIVLQPDPRLLGGRLTMVVVAAALVSNSRGISPLWVAVLLAVPLLLLGGRELGALLRRPSVLVSILLIVASALASAWWTLTSNSLGTAPSAGPATPPVNEGVGLSPVEGFFGLLGNFYQQLRQMVGILGWLDTTLHPSVYWVSYVIFALLVVGVLVWVRGRRLVFVIALALAFFFLPPLVQAVYVTAGGFIWQGRYTLILLMTFLLGMAAAIATSPRFDRRPPRVLLGFVAWLFGAAWVYATVYAFATTLRRFASGYKTDWPAMLEPSAWVPPFGAIPLIIAFAVVAAAFALTVVIVGRDPRWVAAPATFSPDGPFGAAPGGEVSAPVRL is encoded by the coding sequence ATGACGTCCGCACCACCCGCGGCGGTCACCGCCGCCCCTGCCGCCACAGCCCCCGTCCCCCGTCCGGTCGGGCGCTGGCTGCTCCTCCCCTGGCTGCTGATCGCGCTGATGGGCACCCTGTGGGCCCTCGCGACCCCGATCGGCGGCTCCCCCGACGAGCCCGCCCACGTGGTGAAGGCGGGCTCCGTCGTGCGGGGCGAGCTGCTGCCCGAGACGATGATCCCGACCGGCGGCGTGCTGCACGTGCCGGCCGCGCTGGCGTTCGAGTACACCCAGAACTGCTTCGCCTTCTTCGCCGACACCCCGGCCTCTTGCGCGCCCGGGTTCAGCGGCGACCCCTCGGCACTCGTCGAGAGCTACTCGGCCGCGAGCCTGTACAACCCCGTCTACTACTGGATGGTCGGCTGGCCCTCGCTCGCCCTGCCCGACATCTCGGGCATCTACGCGATGCGCATCGTCAGCGCCGTGATCACCTCGTTCTTCGTGGCGTCGTGCTTCTTCATGATCGGGTCGTGGAAGCAGCGCCGGCTGCCGACCATCGCCCTGCTCGCCGGGCTCACCCCCATCGCGGTCTACCTGATGGGCACGGTCAACCCGAACGCCCTGGAGTACACCGGCGGGCTCGCCCTGTTCACCGCGATGCTCGGCATCGTGCTGCAGCCCGACCCGAGGCTCCTCGGCGGCCGGCTCACGATGGTGGTCGTGGCGGCGGCCCTCGTCTCCAACTCGCGGGGCATCTCGCCGCTCTGGGTGGCCGTGCTGCTCGCGGTGCCGCTGCTGCTGCTCGGCGGCCGGGAACTCGGGGCGCTGCTGCGGCGGCCGAGCGTGCTGGTGAGCATCCTGCTGATCGTGGCGTCGGCGCTGGCGAGCGCGTGGTGGACGCTGACGAGCAACTCGCTCGGCACCGCTCCGAGTGCCGGGCCCGCGACCCCGCCGGTGAACGAGGGCGTCGGGCTCAGCCCGGTCGAGGGGTTCTTCGGGCTGCTGGGCAACTTCTACCAGCAGCTGCGGCAGATGGTGGGCATCCTGGGCTGGCTCGACACGACGCTGCACCCCTCGGTCTACTGGGTGAGCTACGTCATCTTCGCCCTGCTCGTCGTCGGCGTGCTCGTCTGGGTGCGCGGGCGGCGGCTGGTCTTCGTGATCGCGCTGGCCCTGGCGTTCTTCTTCCTGCCGCCGCTCGTGCAGGCGGTCTACGTCACCGCCGGCGGGTTCATCTGGCAGGGGCGGTACACGCTCATCCTGCTGATGACCTTCCTGCTCGGGATGGCCGCGGCCATCGCCACCTCACCGCGCTTCGACCGGCGCCCGCCGCGGGTGCTGCTCGGCTTCGTCGCCTGGCTGTTCGGTGCGGCGTGGGTCTACGCGACCGTCTACGCCTTCGCGACCACGCTGCGCCGCTTCGCCTCGGGCTACAAGACCGACTGGCCGGCGATGCTCGAGCCGAGCGCCTGGGTGCCGCCGTTCGGCGCGATCCCGCTGATCATCGCCTTCGCGGTGGTGGCGGCGGCGTTCGCGCTGACCGTCGTGATCGTGGGGCGCGACCCGCGGTGGGTGGCGGCTCCGGCGACGTTCTCGCCCGACGGGCCGTTCGGGGCCGCGCCTGGGGGAGAAGTCAGCGCGCCTGTGCGTCTCTGA
- a CDS encoding glycosyltransferase, whose product MSDEVVAVVTAFAPGPRLAELVQSLVPQTARVIVVDDSGAPDARPALLAAENAGATVLRHSVNRGIAAALNTGTAEARAVPGARHVITFDEDSAVGEGFVDALVAALGTARGAGIPAGLAAPAAVSGQPAPELRTQRGILVGRTPIQSGLLVPFRTLDAVGGFAEELFIDGVDTDYALRVARAGLMVVHARGTELGHSLGRRHTATIAGRTVELTHSAPFRYYYLARNRVLLNRRRRLYRGYRPLRETIADLRHLVIVTLFVPGRGARLLAAAAGLGDGWAGRTGRIPPAVEARLRRS is encoded by the coding sequence GTGTCAGACGAGGTCGTCGCGGTCGTCACCGCCTTCGCTCCGGGCCCCCGGCTCGCCGAGCTGGTGCAGAGCCTCGTCCCGCAGACGGCCCGCGTGATCGTGGTCGACGACAGCGGGGCACCGGATGCGCGTCCCGCCCTCCTCGCGGCCGAGAACGCCGGCGCCACCGTCCTCCGGCACTCCGTGAACCGCGGCATCGCGGCCGCCCTCAACACCGGCACTGCAGAGGCCCGCGCCGTTCCGGGCGCCCGCCACGTGATCACCTTCGACGAGGACTCCGCCGTCGGCGAGGGGTTCGTCGACGCTCTCGTCGCAGCGCTCGGCACCGCCCGCGGCGCCGGCATCCCCGCCGGTCTCGCCGCCCCCGCCGCGGTGTCGGGTCAGCCCGCGCCGGAGCTCCGCACGCAGCGCGGCATCCTGGTGGGCCGCACGCCCATCCAGTCGGGTCTCCTGGTGCCCTTCCGCACTCTCGACGCCGTCGGCGGCTTCGCCGAGGAGCTCTTCATCGACGGCGTCGACACCGACTACGCCCTGCGCGTCGCCCGCGCGGGGCTCATGGTGGTGCACGCCCGGGGCACCGAGCTCGGCCACAGCCTGGGCCGTCGGCACACGGCGACGATCGCCGGCCGCACCGTCGAGCTCACCCACAGCGCGCCGTTCCGCTACTACTACCTGGCCCGCAATCGGGTGCTGCTGAACCGACGCCGGCGCCTCTACCGCGGCTACCGTCCCCTGCGCGAGACGATCGCCGACCTCCGTCACCTCGTCATCGTCACCCTGTTCGTGCCGGGCCGGGGTGCACGACTGCTCGCGGCGGCCGCCGGCCTCGGGGACGGCTGGGCCGGACGCACCGGCCGCATCCCGCCCGCCGTGGAGGCCCGGCTGCGCCGGAGCTGA
- a CDS encoding DUF2304 domain-containing protein — MSTVTYVFGIVAALIVLGVVIESLRRHHLRERHAIWWLLAGIVALIIGVFPDLLGWAASIVGVTVPTNLVFFLSIAVLFLVSIQHSGELTELESETRTLAESVALQDLRIRELEAALAEIESRRNR, encoded by the coding sequence ATGAGCACCGTCACCTACGTCTTCGGCATCGTCGCCGCGCTGATCGTGCTCGGTGTGGTGATCGAGTCGCTGCGCCGGCACCACCTGCGCGAGCGGCACGCCATCTGGTGGCTGCTGGCCGGCATCGTCGCCCTGATCATCGGCGTCTTCCCCGACCTGCTCGGCTGGGCCGCCTCGATCGTCGGCGTCACCGTGCCGACGAACCTCGTCTTCTTCCTCAGTATCGCGGTGCTGTTCCTGGTCTCCATCCAGCACTCCGGCGAGCTGACCGAGCTCGAGAGCGAGACCCGCACGCTGGCCGAGTCGGTCGCGCTGCAGGACCTGCGCATCCGGGAGCTCGAGGCCGCCCTCGCCGAGATCGAGTCGCGAAGGAATCGATGA
- a CDS encoding glycosyltransferase family 2 protein, translating into MTLDIMMPFYGRFDHFREAVESVLAQRDPDWRLVIVDDVYPDPAPGEWAASLGDPRVHYLRNVVNLGVGGNFRECVRLIANDRAVLMGCDDRMHAGYVARVAELVREHPEAAIVQPGVEVIDAEGRAHRPLADRVKAALRPRGPKPELLAGEPLARSLLIGNWAYFPSVVWQADALRRFGFRPGYKVVQDLQLMLDIVFDGGSMLLDDEVVFSYRRHATSVSAVTGPDGAKFAEEHALFSETAARAHAARWHRAERAARLHPTSRLNAVTELPAALRAGDPAGRRALLRHLLR; encoded by the coding sequence GTGACGCTCGACATCATGATGCCGTTCTACGGCCGCTTCGACCACTTCCGCGAGGCGGTCGAGAGCGTGCTCGCCCAGCGCGACCCCGACTGGCGGCTCGTGATCGTCGACGACGTCTACCCCGACCCGGCTCCGGGCGAGTGGGCGGCCTCGCTCGGCGATCCGCGGGTGCACTACCTGCGCAACGTGGTGAACCTCGGCGTCGGGGGCAACTTCCGCGAGTGCGTGCGGCTGATCGCGAACGACCGCGCCGTGCTGATGGGCTGCGACGACCGGATGCACGCGGGCTACGTGGCCCGCGTGGCCGAGCTCGTGCGCGAGCATCCTGAGGCAGCCATCGTGCAGCCGGGCGTCGAGGTGATCGACGCGGAGGGGCGGGCGCACCGCCCCCTCGCCGACCGGGTCAAGGCGGCGCTGCGCCCGCGTGGGCCGAAGCCGGAGCTGCTCGCCGGGGAGCCGCTCGCGCGGAGTCTGCTGATCGGCAACTGGGCCTACTTCCCCTCGGTGGTCTGGCAGGCCGACGCGCTGCGGCGATTCGGCTTCCGCCCCGGCTACAAGGTGGTGCAGGACCTGCAGCTGATGCTCGACATCGTCTTCGACGGTGGGTCGATGCTCCTGGACGACGAGGTCGTCTTCTCCTACCGGCGGCACGCCACGAGCGTCTCGGCGGTCACCGGGCCCGACGGCGCGAAGTTCGCCGAGGAGCACGCGCTCTTCAGCGAGACCGCGGCCCGGGCGCACGCGGCGCGCTGGCACCGGGCCGAGCGGGCGGCGCGCCTGCACCCGACCTCACGGCTGAACGCGGTCACCGAGCTGCCGGCGGCCCTCCGTGCGGGCGACCCCGCAGGCCGCCGGGCGCTCCTGCGCCACCTCCTGCGCTAG
- a CDS encoding glycosyltransferase family 2 protein, protein MPTALERTLIVMPAFNEEESVAAVVREVFATVPGVAVLVVDDGSRDATAREATAAGATVLRLPINLGVGGAMRAGFKYAIQNGFRNVVQVDSDGQHDPAGIATLVDELERHDLVLGARFAGVGDYAVRGPRHWAMKVLSGILSRLTKTRLTDTTSGFRASGPRAVALFAQHYPSEYLGDTVESLVIASRAKLTVAQVPVAMRPRAGGVPSHNPYKAAVYLGRAGMALFVALIRPPVTFVEPAAVSA, encoded by the coding sequence ATGCCGACCGCCCTCGAACGCACGCTGATCGTGATGCCCGCGTTCAACGAGGAGGAGTCGGTCGCCGCCGTCGTGCGCGAGGTCTTCGCCACGGTGCCCGGCGTCGCGGTGCTCGTGGTCGACGACGGCTCGCGCGACGCGACCGCGCGCGAGGCCACCGCCGCCGGCGCGACCGTGCTGCGGCTGCCGATCAACCTCGGGGTGGGCGGCGCCATGCGCGCAGGCTTCAAGTACGCCATCCAGAACGGCTTCCGGAACGTGGTGCAGGTCGACTCCGACGGACAGCACGACCCGGCCGGCATCGCGACCCTCGTCGACGAGCTCGAGCGCCACGACCTCGTGCTCGGCGCCCGGTTCGCCGGGGTGGGCGACTACGCCGTGCGCGGGCCGCGGCACTGGGCCATGAAGGTGCTCTCGGGCATCCTGAGCAGGCTCACGAAGACCCGGCTCACCGACACGACCTCGGGCTTCCGCGCCAGCGGGCCGCGCGCGGTCGCGCTGTTCGCCCAGCACTACCCCTCGGAGTACCTCGGCGACACCGTCGAGTCGCTCGTGATCGCCTCGCGGGCGAAGCTCACCGTCGCGCAGGTGCCCGTGGCCATGCGGCCGCGCGCCGGCGGCGTGCCCTCGCACAACCCCTACAAGGCGGCCGTCTACCTCGGCCGGGCCGGCATGGCGCTGTTCGTGGCGCTGATCCGCCCGCCCGTCACCTTCGTCGAGCCCGCCGCGGTGAGCGCATGA
- a CDS encoding glycosyltransferase, with the protein MSGQIRASVCMATYKGSAYVAEQIESIVAQLGPDDELVIVDDSSPDDTAAVIVQTVARLNESRVFLTSTNENVGYVRAFEAAIRRARGRYVFLSDQDDVWTPGRHEAMIAGLSDTLVVAGNHSVLGRAGKRLWYPPLRDSTSSKHLLNLFAILVGYRPYFGCAMGFRREVIDGGILPIPAFITESHDVWIAITGNVRGSIRHLERDVVERRLHDSNQTPLGVRGLGTILRARRMLARAVLEAWRRALAAKRARR; encoded by the coding sequence ATGAGCGGGCAGATCCGCGCCAGCGTGTGCATGGCCACCTACAAGGGCTCGGCCTATGTGGCCGAGCAGATCGAGTCGATCGTCGCCCAGCTCGGCCCCGATGACGAGCTCGTGATCGTCGACGACTCCTCGCCCGACGACACGGCCGCCGTCATCGTGCAGACCGTGGCGCGGCTGAACGAGTCGCGGGTGTTCCTCACGTCCACGAACGAGAACGTCGGCTACGTACGGGCCTTCGAGGCCGCCATCCGGCGGGCGCGCGGCCGCTACGTCTTCCTCAGCGACCAGGACGACGTCTGGACCCCGGGCCGCCACGAGGCCATGATCGCCGGCCTCTCCGACACGCTCGTCGTGGCCGGCAACCACTCCGTCCTCGGACGCGCCGGCAAACGCCTCTGGTACCCGCCGCTCCGCGACAGCACCTCGTCGAAGCACCTGCTCAACCTGTTCGCGATCCTCGTCGGCTACCGGCCGTACTTCGGCTGCGCGATGGGCTTCCGGCGCGAGGTGATCGACGGGGGCATCCTGCCGATCCCCGCGTTCATCACCGAGTCGCACGACGTGTGGATCGCCATCACGGGCAACGTGCGGGGGAGCATCCGCCACCTCGAGCGCGACGTCGTCGAGCGCCGCCTGCACGACTCGAACCAGACGCCGCTCGGGGTGCGGGGCCTCGGCACGATCCTGCGGGCACGACGGATGCTCGCCCGAGCCGTCCTCGAGGCATGGCGCCGCGCGCTCGCCGCGAAGCGGGCGCGGCGCTAG
- a CDS encoding GtrA family protein: protein MKKIWDYLWERLVRYALKFGVVGLVGYVIDLSVSNLLWSGALGDGWYETPLGGKFISVAISTLATWFGNRYWTFRDHRRKNFLLELAEFTLIAVLGLGISLACLYVSHYLLGLTSIVADNISGNVIGLVLATAFRFLLYRYWVFAPNRADGFTALKNREAAEAAAEQAAAEQAVRDAQAR, encoded by the coding sequence GTGAAGAAGATCTGGGACTACCTCTGGGAGCGCCTGGTGCGCTACGCGCTGAAGTTCGGGGTCGTCGGACTGGTCGGCTACGTGATCGACCTCAGCGTGTCGAACCTGCTCTGGTCGGGCGCCCTGGGCGACGGCTGGTACGAGACCCCGCTCGGCGGCAAGTTCATCTCGGTCGCCATCTCGACGCTCGCCACCTGGTTCGGCAACCGGTACTGGACCTTCCGCGACCACCGCCGCAAGAACTTCCTGCTCGAGCTGGCCGAGTTCACGCTGATCGCCGTGCTCGGGCTCGGCATCTCGCTGGCCTGCCTCTACGTCTCGCACTACCTGCTCGGCCTCACGAGCATCGTGGCCGACAACATCTCGGGCAACGTGATCGGGCTGGTGCTGGCGACGGCGTTCCGCTTCCTGCTCTACCGCTACTGGGTGTTCGCACCGAACCGCGCCGACGGGTTCACGGCGCTGAAGAACCGCGAGGCCGCGGAAGCCGCCGCGGAGCAGGCCGCCGCGGAGCAGGCCGTCAGAGACGCACAGGCGCGCTGA